In Cupriavidus basilensis, one genomic interval encodes:
- a CDS encoding DNA-3-methyladenine glycosylase family protein — MEARLNAAVRKTATPAAPSKTAATTKAKPPAPAKLPAKPPKPSKPQKASPAANVARPVKAATKAAGKSSGPVLKADGKPAPKTGARAAKAPVLPEAEALPLPVETVVDAVRPAYWDEACADLMKRDRILRKMIPTYGPAHLISRGDPFITLARSVVGQQISVKAAQTVWERLVAVCPKLTPAQMLKAGHDNLAACGLSRRKAEYIVDLAEHFKAGRVHVNSWTEMDDEAVIAELTQIRGIGRWTAEMFLMFNLMRPNVLPLDDVGLINAISANYFSGEPVTRSEAREVAANWEPWRTVATWYMWRSLDPLPVTY, encoded by the coding sequence GTGGAGGCGCGCTTGAACGCTGCCGTGCGCAAGACGGCGACGCCCGCGGCGCCGTCCAAGACTGCTGCGACCACCAAGGCCAAGCCGCCGGCGCCCGCGAAGCTGCCTGCAAAGCCGCCAAAGCCGTCAAAGCCGCAGAAGGCAAGCCCGGCGGCGAACGTTGCCAGGCCTGTGAAAGCGGCCACCAAGGCTGCCGGCAAGTCATCCGGCCCGGTGCTCAAGGCGGACGGCAAGCCCGCCCCCAAGACCGGCGCGCGCGCGGCCAAGGCGCCCGTGCTGCCGGAAGCCGAGGCGTTGCCCCTGCCGGTCGAAACGGTGGTGGATGCCGTGCGTCCGGCTTATTGGGACGAGGCCTGCGCCGACCTGATGAAGCGCGACCGCATCCTGCGCAAGATGATCCCCACCTACGGCCCCGCGCACCTGATTTCGCGCGGCGACCCGTTCATCACGCTGGCCCGCTCCGTGGTGGGCCAGCAGATCTCGGTGAAGGCCGCGCAGACGGTGTGGGAGCGGCTGGTGGCGGTTTGTCCCAAGCTCACGCCGGCGCAGATGCTCAAGGCGGGGCACGACAACCTGGCCGCCTGCGGGCTGTCGCGCCGCAAGGCGGAATACATCGTCGACCTTGCCGAGCATTTCAAGGCGGGGCGCGTGCATGTGAATAGCTGGACCGAGATGGATGACGAAGCCGTCATCGCGGAGCTGACGCAGATCCGCGGCATTGGCCGCTGGACCGCCGAAATGTTCCTGATGTTCAACCTGATGCGGCCCAATGTGCTGCCGCTCGATGACGTCGGCCTGATCAACGCCATCTCGGCAAATTATTTCAGTGGCGAGCCCGTCACGCGCAGTGAGGCGCGCGAGGTGGCGGCCAACTGGGAGCCCTGGCGCACCGTCGCCACCTGGTACATGTGGCGCAGTCTTGATCCGCTGCCTGTGACGTATTAG
- a CDS encoding pyridoxamine 5'-phosphate oxidase family protein has product MSQKPMPPSERTRVRRVADRGHYDRATLHAILDEAYLCHMAFTDDHGTHCIPTACWREGEHLYIHGSNGSRMLKLAATGSQVCVTVTHLDGLVMARSAFHHSMNYRSAVIYGSFEVVAGAAKAAAMDAFLERIAVGRSRQARPGDANELAATTVLRIALEEAATKIRSGGPKDDEADMALPVWAGVLPLRLQGQRPVPDGAQPSLPDYVRSWGQGVGTEALAEAAGETMPGAGAPPRPSR; this is encoded by the coding sequence ATGAGCCAGAAACCCATGCCGCCGAGCGAACGTACCCGCGTGCGGCGCGTTGCCGATCGCGGCCACTACGATCGCGCGACGCTGCATGCGATCCTCGACGAGGCTTACCTGTGTCACATGGCCTTCACCGACGATCACGGCACCCACTGCATTCCCACCGCGTGCTGGCGCGAGGGCGAGCATCTTTACATCCATGGCTCCAATGGCAGCCGCATGCTGAAGCTGGCCGCGACAGGCAGCCAGGTCTGCGTGACCGTGACGCACCTCGACGGCCTGGTGATGGCGCGCTCCGCGTTTCATCATTCGATGAACTACCGCTCGGCGGTGATCTACGGTAGTTTTGAAGTGGTGGCCGGCGCAGCGAAGGCGGCGGCGATGGATGCCTTCCTGGAGCGCATTGCGGTGGGACGTTCGCGCCAGGCAAGGCCAGGGGATGCCAATGAGCTGGCAGCGACCACGGTGTTGCGCATCGCGCTGGAGGAAGCCGCCACCAAGATCCGCAGCGGCGGGCCCAAGGATGACGAGGCCGATATGGCGCTGCCGGTATGGGCGGGCGTGCTGCCGCTGCGCCTCCAGGGGCAGCGGCCGGTGCCGGATGGCGCGCAGCCGAGCCTGCCGGACTATGTGCGAAGCTGGGGGCAGGGTGTTGGTACCGAGGCGCTGGCAGAGGCGGCCGGCGAGACGATGCCGGGCGCCGGGGCGCCGCCGCGCCCGTCACGCTGA
- a CDS encoding inositol monophosphatase family protein, translated as MHPMLNIAVKAARKAGSVINRASMDIDRVQVSRKQHNDFVTEVDRAAEAAIVEIIRTAYPDHAILAEESGQSWAEGEEPTSEYVWVIDPLDGTTNFIHGFPQYAVSIAQLHKGVPAQAVVYDPSRDELFTASKGAGAFLNNRRIRVSRRDKLADCLIGTGFPYRDMEGLDQYMELFALMTQSCAGLRRPGAAALDLAYVACGRTDGFFEQGLHPWDMAAGMLLVTEAGGLVGNYAGEARQLEQGEVLAGNPKAFAQMVRLLSPFSVDNAKPAR; from the coding sequence ATGCATCCGATGCTAAATATTGCCGTCAAGGCAGCCCGCAAGGCAGGTTCCGTCATCAACCGCGCGTCGATGGACATCGACCGGGTTCAGGTCTCGCGCAAGCAGCACAACGATTTCGTCACCGAAGTCGACCGCGCCGCCGAGGCCGCGATCGTCGAGATCATCCGCACGGCCTATCCGGATCACGCCATTCTAGCGGAAGAGTCCGGCCAGTCCTGGGCCGAGGGCGAAGAACCCACCAGCGAATACGTCTGGGTCATCGACCCGCTCGACGGCACCACCAACTTCATCCACGGCTTTCCCCAGTACGCGGTCTCGATCGCCCAGCTGCACAAGGGCGTGCCGGCGCAAGCTGTCGTCTACGACCCGTCGCGTGACGAACTCTTCACCGCCAGCAAGGGCGCCGGCGCGTTCCTGAACAACCGCCGCATCCGCGTGTCGCGCCGCGACAAGCTGGCCGACTGCCTGATCGGCACTGGCTTCCCCTACCGCGACATGGAAGGCCTGGACCAGTACATGGAACTGTTCGCGCTGATGACGCAAAGCTGCGCCGGCCTGCGCCGCCCGGGTGCCGCGGCGCTCGATCTGGCCTACGTGGCCTGCGGCCGCACCGATGGTTTCTTCGAGCAGGGCCTGCATCCGTGGGACATGGCCGCCGGCATGCTGCTGGTGACCGAGGCCGGTGGGCTGGTGGGCAATTACGCCGGCGAAGCGCGCCAGCTCGAACAAGGCGAAGTGCTGGCCGGCAACCCCAAGGCGTTCGCGCAGATGGTGCGCCTGCTGTCCCCGTTCTCGGTGGACAACGCCAAGCCGGCCCGCTAA
- the cysE gene encoding serine O-acetyltransferase translates to MFTRLKEDIDAIMRRDPAARSRLEVLTCYPGFHAVVFHRFAHACWNAGFHWLGRWISHWARFFTGIEIHPGAKVGRRVFIDHGMGVVVGETAEIGDDCTIYQGVTLGGTSLYKGVKRHPTLGANVVVSAGAKVLGGYTIGDGARIGSNAVVLKPVPPGATAVGIPARIILPDAPSGQQGAKQEFSAYGITPNADDPVSLALKSLIDNAAQQHERLETVMAALDRLGEHLENTPNDRFDASELRKLMK, encoded by the coding sequence ATGTTCACTCGCCTGAAGGAAGATATCGACGCCATCATGCGGCGCGACCCCGCCGCACGCAGCCGTCTGGAGGTACTGACCTGCTATCCCGGCTTTCACGCCGTGGTGTTCCATCGCTTCGCGCACGCCTGCTGGAATGCAGGGTTTCACTGGCTGGGCCGCTGGATCTCGCACTGGGCCCGCTTTTTCACCGGTATCGAGATTCACCCCGGCGCCAAGGTGGGGCGGCGTGTGTTCATTGACCACGGCATGGGCGTGGTGGTGGGCGAGACTGCCGAGATCGGCGACGACTGCACCATCTACCAGGGCGTGACCCTGGGCGGGACCTCGCTCTACAAGGGAGTGAAGCGCCATCCCACGCTAGGTGCGAACGTGGTGGTGAGCGCCGGGGCCAAGGTGCTCGGCGGCTACACCATCGGCGACGGCGCGCGCATCGGCTCCAACGCCGTGGTGCTCAAGCCGGTGCCGCCGGGCGCCACCGCGGTCGGCATCCCGGCGCGCATCATCCTGCCGGACGCACCCAGCGGGCAGCAGGGCGCCAAGCAGGAGTTCTCGGCCTATGGCATCACGCCGAACGCGGACGACCCGGTCTCGCTGGCGCTCAAGAGCCTGATCGACAACGCGGCGCAGCAGCACGAGCGGCTGGAGACCGTGATGGCCGCGCTGGATCGGCTTGGCGAGCATCTCGAGAACACGCCGAACGACCGCTTCGATGCTAGCGAGCTGCGCAAGCTGATGAAGTAG
- a CDS encoding peptidylprolyl isomerase: protein MIFSRRLVLAGIAAAAMALSPLAAQAQQTKTERVQFVTSAGKFTLEVYPDAAPKTVANFMEYVKSGFYSGTIFHRVINGFMVQGGGFDRDMKQKPTRAAIPLEAQNGLKNKAGTVAMARTSDPNSATAQFFINVVDNSSLDYPSPDGNGYAVFGKVVEGMDTVDKMKNAPTTSYGPMRNVPATPIVIESATVVK, encoded by the coding sequence ATGATCTTTTCGCGTCGCCTAGTCCTTGCCGGCATCGCCGCCGCCGCGATGGCGCTCTCGCCGCTGGCCGCCCAGGCACAGCAGACGAAAACCGAACGGGTGCAGTTCGTCACCAGCGCCGGCAAGTTCACGCTCGAGGTCTATCCGGACGCCGCACCCAAGACTGTCGCGAACTTCATGGAGTACGTGAAGAGCGGCTTCTATAGCGGCACCATCTTCCACCGCGTGATCAATGGCTTCATGGTGCAAGGCGGCGGCTTCGACCGCGACATGAAGCAAAAGCCCACGCGCGCGGCGATCCCGCTGGAAGCCCAGAACGGGCTGAAGAACAAGGCCGGCACGGTGGCCATGGCGCGCACCAGCGATCCGAACTCCGCCACCGCCCAGTTCTTCATCAATGTGGTAGATAATTCCAGTCTCGACTATCCGTCGCCGGACGGTAACGGCTACGCCGTGTTCGGCAAGGTGGTGGAAGGCATGGATACCGTCGACAAGATGAAGAACGCGCCCACCACCTCGTATGGCCCGATGCGTAATGTGCCGGCCACGCCGATCGTGATCGAGTCGGCCACTGTCGTCAAATAA
- a CDS encoding peptidylprolyl isomerase, with protein sequence MSKVELHTNQGVITIELDAEKAPKSVENFLSYVRKGHYDNTIFHRVIKNFMIQGGGFEPGMKQKGTDAPIENEAGNGLKNDRYTVAMARTNAPHSATAQFFINAVDNDFLNFTSPTPQGFGYAVFGKVTDGTDVVEKIKGVRTGSAGFHQDVPLEDVVIEKAVVVE encoded by the coding sequence ATGTCCAAGGTAGAACTCCACACCAACCAGGGTGTCATCACCATCGAACTCGACGCTGAAAAGGCACCGAAGTCGGTTGAGAACTTCCTGTCGTATGTGCGCAAGGGTCACTACGACAACACCATTTTTCACCGCGTGATCAAGAATTTCATGATCCAGGGCGGCGGCTTCGAACCCGGCATGAAGCAAAAGGGCACCGATGCCCCGATCGAGAACGAAGCCGGCAACGGCCTGAAGAACGATCGCTACACGGTTGCCATGGCGCGTACCAACGCACCGCACTCGGCCACCGCGCAGTTCTTCATCAACGCGGTCGACAATGACTTCCTGAACTTCACCTCGCCGACCCCGCAAGGCTTCGGCTACGCCGTGTTCGGCAAGGTGACCGACGGCACCGACGTGGTCGAGAAGATCAAGGGCGTGCGTACCGGCAGCGCTGGCTTCCACCAGGACGTGCCGCTCGAGGACGTGGTCATCGAAAAGGCCGTGGTGGTCGAATAA
- a CDS encoding PrpF domain-containing protein: MEIPAYYMRGGTSKGVFFLADDLPSDPGERDAVLLRVIGSPDPHGRQSDGMGGATASTSHVVLVRPSQRPDCDVDCLFGAVAIGEPRIDWAGDGGELLAAAAPFAIWRGFVPARDSVTTVRIWLRDAGQAVVARVPCRNGHPLEDGDFAEDGLPFAADGIVLDYLAPASRSLPPTSARRLMTGLVHVPERC; this comes from the coding sequence GTGGAGATTCCGGCCTACTACATGCGTGGCGGCACCAGCAAAGGGGTCTTCTTCCTGGCTGACGACTTGCCCTCCGATCCGGGCGAGCGCGATGCCGTGCTGCTGCGCGTGATCGGCTCGCCCGATCCGCATGGCCGGCAGAGCGATGGCATGGGTGGCGCCACCGCCAGCACCAGCCATGTTGTGCTGGTGCGCCCCTCGCAGCGTCCCGATTGCGATGTGGACTGCCTGTTCGGCGCGGTCGCCATCGGCGAGCCGCGGATCGACTGGGCCGGCGATGGCGGCGAGCTGCTGGCGGCGGCAGCGCCGTTCGCGATCTGGCGCGGTTTCGTGCCGGCGCGCGACAGCGTCACCACGGTGCGCATCTGGCTGCGCGACGCGGGCCAGGCTGTCGTTGCCCGCGTGCCTTGCCGCAATGGCCATCCGCTCGAGGATGGCGATTTTGCCGAGGACGGCCTGCCGTTCGCGGCGGACGGGATCGTGCTCGACTACCTCGCGCCGGCCAGTAGGTCGTTGCCCCCCACCAGCGCGCGCCGCCTGATGACCGGCCTGGTGCACGTGCCCGAGCGATGTTGA
- a CDS encoding tetratricopeptide repeat protein: MSLFLPTIATVSSQPARQRIAAASFALAAILAGLLAVAGPARAQNGPLSLAVPATTPGGVRSADPGMADAEKAAAQKKYGEAIDRFDRVLATNPRNAQARFERAWALAQAGREDEAIAALQSMAQDFPELPEPHNNLALLYAKRGDLKRAEAELLIAIDVKPDFAVGYANLGDVYRRLAENAYRNALRRNPKDAGAAAGLKQLQPVAAVQPPADGTRKPGAAASEPATAPKP, translated from the coding sequence ATGAGCCTGTTCCTGCCCACCATAGCAACCGTGTCATCCCAGCCCGCGCGCCAACGCATTGCGGCCGCCTCATTCGCCCTGGCGGCGATCCTGGCCGGCCTCCTTGCCGTAGCGGGGCCTGCGCGCGCGCAGAACGGTCCGCTATCGCTCGCGGTGCCGGCCACGACGCCAGGCGGCGTGCGCTCGGCCGACCCTGGCATGGCGGACGCCGAGAAGGCGGCAGCGCAGAAGAAATATGGCGAGGCCATCGACCGCTTCGACCGCGTGCTGGCCACCAACCCGCGCAATGCCCAGGCCCGCTTCGAGCGGGCATGGGCCCTGGCCCAGGCCGGGCGCGAAGACGAGGCCATCGCGGCGCTGCAATCCATGGCCCAGGACTTCCCTGAGTTGCCCGAGCCGCATAACAACCTGGCGCTGCTGTACGCCAAGCGCGGGGACTTGAAGCGCGCCGAAGCGGAATTGCTGATCGCGATCGATGTCAAACCTGATTTCGCCGTGGGCTATGCCAACCTTGGCGACGTCTACCGCCGCCTGGCCGAGAATGCCTACCGCAACGCACTGCGGCGCAACCCCAAGGATGCGGGCGCTGCTGCCGGCCTCAAGCAATTGCAGCCTGTCGCGGCCGTCCAGCCGCCGGCCGACGGCACCCGAAAGCCTGGCGCGGCGGCCAGCGAGCCGGCTACGGCGCCCAAGCCTTAA
- a CDS encoding RNA methyltransferase has protein sequence MAPAAFAAVRFVLVETSHPGNVGAVARAMKTMGFGAVPGSLVLVSPREPAVREHPDAIAMASGADDVLAGAVIVDNIEAALAGTAYAVALTARQREFGPPRLLPRDAVAQAGARIAALQATPQGAQAAGAHIAFVFGNERFGLPNEVVDRCSAVTHIPANPAYTSLNLAQAVQLVAYEMRLALLEVRATPLAEIGYAGEPATAEQIEAMFGHLQSGLEAIGFLDPASPKKLMPRLRRLLARSGLEREEVNILRGIAKHMLAATQGQGARAPSKQEK, from the coding sequence ATGGCCCCCGCCGCGTTTGCCGCGGTGCGTTTCGTGCTGGTCGAGACCAGCCATCCCGGCAATGTCGGCGCCGTCGCGCGGGCCATGAAGACCATGGGCTTCGGCGCAGTGCCGGGCAGCCTGGTGCTGGTTTCGCCACGTGAGCCGGCGGTGCGCGAGCATCCGGATGCCATCGCCATGGCCAGCGGCGCCGACGACGTACTGGCAGGCGCGGTGATCGTCGACAACATCGAGGCCGCGCTGGCCGGCACCGCCTACGCAGTGGCGCTCACTGCACGCCAGCGCGAGTTCGGGCCGCCCCGTTTGCTGCCTCGCGACGCAGTGGCGCAGGCCGGCGCCCGCATTGCCGCCCTGCAAGCCACCCCGCAAGGCGCGCAAGCCGCCGGCGCCCACATTGCCTTCGTGTTCGGCAATGAGCGCTTCGGCCTGCCCAACGAGGTGGTCGACCGCTGCTCGGCAGTCACCCACATTCCCGCCAATCCCGCCTACACCTCGCTCAATCTTGCCCAGGCCGTGCAGCTGGTGGCCTACGAGATGCGCCTGGCACTGCTGGAGGTGAGGGCGACGCCGCTCGCCGAGATCGGCTATGCTGGCGAACCGGCCACGGCCGAGCAGATCGAGGCCATGTTCGGCCACCTGCAGTCGGGGCTGGAAGCCATCGGCTTCCTTGATCCGGCCAGCCCGAAGAAGCTGATGCCGCGCTTGCGCCGGCTGCTCGCGCGCAGCGGGCTGGAGCGCGAGGAAGTCAATATCCTGCGGGGCATTGCCAAGCACATGCTGGCAGCCACGCAAGGCCAAGGCGCTCGGGCGCCAAGCAAACAGGAGAAGTGA
- a CDS encoding UDP-2,3-diacylglucosamine diphosphatase, giving the protein MTVTPSTPAAGALAVPAPAWFISDLHLTPGMPRTLASFEHVLERAAQEARALFILGDFFEFWVGDEETDSPFAAQVAARLRELAGRGVQVYLMHGNRDFLLGQRFARAAGATLLPDPTVIDCAGQRVVLSHGDMLCTDDERYMRFRHWTRKRWVQRVFLSLPLTLRLRVARRLRADSEAGRTQARRDAPPDYGDTTPQAVAALLRASQAPALVHGHTHRPARHESPEGVRWVLTDWDLDGKRPRAAVLQLDAGGFSVLPQVS; this is encoded by the coding sequence ATGACCGTGACCCCATCCACGCCGGCCGCCGGCGCCCTCGCGGTGCCGGCGCCGGCGTGGTTCATTTCCGACCTGCATCTCACCCCCGGCATGCCGCGCACGCTGGCGTCCTTCGAGCACGTGCTCGAACGCGCGGCGCAAGAGGCGCGCGCCCTGTTCATCCTGGGTGATTTTTTCGAATTCTGGGTTGGCGACGAAGAAACCGACAGCCCCTTCGCGGCGCAGGTGGCCGCCAGGCTGCGCGAGCTTGCCGGACGCGGCGTCCAGGTCTACCTGATGCACGGCAACCGCGACTTCCTGCTGGGCCAGCGCTTTGCGCGCGCCGCGGGCGCCACCTTGCTGCCCGACCCCACCGTGATCGACTGCGCCGGCCAGCGCGTGGTGCTCAGCCATGGTGACATGCTGTGCACCGACGATGAGCGCTATATGCGGTTTCGCCACTGGACCCGCAAGCGCTGGGTGCAGCGGGTATTCCTGTCGCTGCCGTTGACGCTGCGGCTGCGCGTGGCGCGCCGCCTGCGCGCCGATAGCGAAGCGGGCCGCACGCAGGCCCGCCGCGACGCGCCGCCAGACTATGGCGACACCACGCCGCAAGCCGTGGCCGCGCTATTGCGTGCCAGCCAGGCGCCGGCCCTGGTGCACGGCCATACGCACCGCCCCGCCCGGCACGAGAGCCCGGAAGGCGTGCGCTGGGTGCTGACCGACTGGGACCTCGACGGCAAGCGGCCGCGCGCCGCCGTGCTGCAACTCGACGCAGGCGGATTCAGCGTGCTGCCGCAAGTTAGCTGA
- the cysS gene encoding cysteine--tRNA ligase codes for MHPLNIYNTLAREKQPFVPIEPGRVRMYVCGMTVYDYCHVGHARVMVVFDMVQRWLRTAGYDVTYVQNITDIDDKIIRRAAENGETIGALTDRFIRYMHEDADALGIQRPDHEPRATDYVPQMLDIISKLEARGLAYHASDGDVNYAVRKFPNYGRLSGKSLEDLRAGERVATNEAKHDPLDFVLWKSAKESEPAESKWDSKWGSGRPGWHIECSAMSCALLGEHFDIHGGGADLQFPHHENEIAQSEGASGKTFVNLWMHNGFVRINDEKMSKSLGNFFTIRDVLKEYDAEVVRFFILRAHYRSPLHYSNVHLEDARHSLTRLYTALKDVQPDALPLDWEEAHARRFVDAMGDDFNTPIAMAVLFDLAGEVNRTGSGAMARQLKGLAATLGLLGRDAHAFLQGGKPADGLEPEQIEGLIAARKQAKAERNFAEADRIRAELLAGGVVLEDKPGGATEWRRA; via the coding sequence ATGCATCCTCTGAATATCTACAACACGCTCGCGCGTGAAAAGCAGCCTTTCGTGCCAATCGAACCCGGCCGTGTACGCATGTATGTCTGCGGCATGACGGTGTACGACTATTGCCACGTCGGCCATGCGCGCGTGATGGTGGTATTCGACATGGTGCAGCGCTGGCTGCGCACCGCCGGCTACGACGTGACGTATGTACAGAACATCACCGACATCGATGACAAGATCATTCGCCGCGCCGCGGAGAATGGCGAGACCATCGGCGCGCTGACCGACCGCTTCATCCGCTACATGCACGAAGACGCCGACGCACTCGGCATCCAGCGCCCGGACCATGAGCCGCGCGCCACCGACTACGTGCCGCAGATGCTCGACATCATCAGCAAGCTCGAAGCCCGCGGCCTGGCCTACCACGCCAGCGATGGCGACGTGAACTACGCCGTGCGCAAGTTTCCCAACTACGGCCGCCTGTCGGGCAAGTCGCTGGAGGACCTGCGCGCCGGCGAGCGCGTGGCCACCAACGAAGCCAAGCACGATCCGCTCGATTTCGTCCTGTGGAAGTCCGCCAAGGAAAGCGAACCCGCCGAAAGCAAGTGGGATTCGAAGTGGGGCTCGGGCCGCCCGGGCTGGCATATCGAGTGCTCGGCGATGAGCTGCGCCTTGCTGGGCGAGCATTTCGACATCCACGGCGGTGGCGCCGACCTGCAGTTCCCGCACCACGAGAACGAGATCGCGCAGTCCGAGGGCGCCAGTGGCAAGACGTTCGTCAACCTGTGGATGCACAACGGCTTCGTGCGCATCAACGACGAGAAGATGTCGAAGTCGCTCGGCAACTTCTTCACCATCCGCGATGTGCTCAAGGAGTACGACGCCGAGGTGGTGCGCTTCTTCATCCTGCGCGCGCACTACCGCAGCCCGCTGCACTACAGCAACGTCCACCTGGAAGACGCTCGTCACTCGCTGACGCGCCTGTACACGGCGCTCAAGGACGTGCAGCCCGATGCCCTGCCGCTGGACTGGGAAGAGGCGCATGCGCGGCGCTTTGTCGACGCAATGGGCGATGACTTCAATACGCCGATCGCCATGGCCGTGCTGTTCGACCTGGCCGGCGAAGTCAATCGCACCGGCTCCGGCGCGATGGCGCGCCAGCTCAAGGGCCTGGCCGCCACGCTGGGCTTGCTGGGGCGCGACGCCCATGCGTTCCTGCAAGGCGGCAAGCCGGCCGATGGCCTGGAGCCGGAGCAGATCGAGGGGCTGATCGCGGCGCGCAAGCAGGCCAAGGCCGAGCGCAATTTTGCCGAAGCCGACCGCATCCGTGCCGAGCTGCTGGCGGGCGGCGTGGTTCTCGAGGACAAGCCCGGCGGTGCTACCGAGTGGAGGCGCGCTTGA
- a CDS encoding acetyl-CoA carboxylase carboxyltransferase subunit alpha translates to MKTTFLDFEQPIAELEAKIEELRFVQDDSAVDISEEISRLAGKSQQLTKDIYANLTPWQVAQIARHPQRPYTLDYVREIFTDFHELHGDRSFADDLSIVGGLARFNGQACMVIGHQKGRDTKERAMRNFGMPKPEGYRKAKRLMELADKFGLPIFTFVDTPGAFPGIDAEERGQSEAIGHNLYVMAGLKVPLIATIIGEGGSGGALAIAVGDVVQMLQFATYAVISPEGCASILWKTAEKAPEAAEALGLTAHRLKALGLIDKIVSEPLGGAHRDVKGMAAMLKRSLADSLRQFQGMSVKELQARRNERLLAYGKFKETGAPG, encoded by the coding sequence ATGAAAACCACCTTCCTAGATTTTGAGCAGCCGATTGCCGAACTCGAGGCAAAGATCGAAGAACTGCGATTTGTGCAGGACGATTCGGCTGTCGATATCTCCGAAGAGATTTCGCGGCTGGCCGGCAAAAGCCAGCAGCTTACCAAGGACATCTACGCCAACCTGACCCCATGGCAGGTGGCACAGATCGCCCGGCATCCGCAACGTCCGTACACGCTGGACTATGTGCGGGAGATCTTCACCGACTTCCACGAGCTGCACGGCGACCGCTCCTTTGCCGACGATCTGTCGATCGTGGGCGGCCTGGCCCGCTTCAACGGGCAGGCATGCATGGTGATCGGTCACCAGAAGGGACGCGACACCAAAGAGCGCGCGATGCGCAACTTTGGCATGCCCAAGCCCGAGGGCTACCGCAAGGCCAAGCGCCTGATGGAACTCGCCGACAAGTTCGGCCTGCCGATCTTCACTTTTGTTGACACGCCGGGTGCATTCCCCGGCATCGACGCGGAAGAGCGCGGCCAGTCCGAAGCCATCGGTCACAATCTCTACGTGATGGCCGGCCTCAAGGTGCCCCTGATCGCCACCATCATCGGCGAAGGCGGCTCCGGCGGCGCGCTGGCGATTGCCGTGGGCGACGTGGTGCAGATGCTGCAATTTGCCACCTACGCCGTGATCTCGCCGGAAGGCTGCGCTTCCATCCTGTGGAAGACCGCCGAGAAGGCGCCGGAAGCTGCCGAAGCCCTCGGCCTGACCGCGCACCGCCTCAAGGCACTCGGCCTGATCGACAAGATCGTCAGCGAGCCGCTGGGCGGCGCGCACCGCGACGTCAAGGGCATGGCCGCCATGCTCAAGCGTTCGCTGGCGGATTCGCTGCGCCAGTTCCAGGGCATGAGCGTGAAGGAGCTGCAGGCGCGTCGCAACGAGCGTCTGCTGGCCTATGGCAAGTTCAAGGAAACCGGCGCACCGGGCTGA